The genomic stretch TGCGACTGAGTTTGTGTTCTTGCCGTTGTAAATTGTCAAAATCCTGACGCTACCCCACTATAACCTACCATTATTGTAAAGTACTTTGAATCAAATCCTGAAATTTAGGTACATAGGGCTCCATCAGATACCTCCAAGAATGAGTTAAATAACTGCCTAAATAAATTTACCAATTAATTTTCAACATACTCTTAAAACTATCCTGCTCATTTGTTCAACAACTGGCAGGGATGCCCGCCAGTCTGCTGTCATTGGGCTCTTGTACCCGTTACGTTAACGGGTACAGTTAATTAAGTTTTATATTTATTAATTAGTTATTGAAATGCTTGCTGAACGTCTATGTGCTACCGTTGTTCCATAACCGCGTCCTTTAGTTCAATAAAAAATAGGAGTTATTCACTCTTTTCCATGACTGCAAAGTAATTTTCTTCACTATCTGCAAAGTTAAATACTCTACCAGAAGGCATATTTACAATTTCTCCGACTGTAACATTTTTATTTGATAAATTGTTATATAATTTATCAAGATTTTCTGTGAAAAAAAGCAAAGAAGGTGTACCAAGATTTAATTCAGGCTCCATCTTAGCAACGAATTTTTTATTTTGTAGAATGATACTTGTTTCTGATTCCTTTGTTGGAGCAATTTCAATCCATCTCATTCCTTGACCATTATCTTGTTCGGAAATTACACTAAAGCCTACCTTTTCAGTCCAAAACTTTACTATCTCATCTTGATTCTCTACATATACCATAATTTGACCGACTTTATTAATCATTAGTTTTCTCCCCCTGAATATTTTGGTTTTATCATTAGTTTCTACCACCACTATGGATAAACCTTTTTAATCAAACTTTCACTAACAGAAAAGGGAAACGTTATTGTTAGAAACACAGGCCGTAAACGTATACGTTTACGGCCAATTTTCAAATTTCTCATTTTCTCTTATTCCTTTTTCTATTATATAAGTAATAACTGTATCTATATTACTTTTTGGTTCCTATATTACTTTAAAGTACGTACTTTTTTTTGATATCTACATATTTCATAATAAACTTTGACAAACAATTAAATATTCTTTGTTTACTTATATAGCTTCTTCTTTATTATTTTAACCGTAAATTTTTTAAAAAAGAAGAAGGATATAAAATCAAATAGAATTTTAATTTATATTAAGGATTCTTAAATTAAAAGTACAAATATTTTTCATTTTTGATTTTAAGTTATCAAAAATGAAATTAAACCCATTGATGAGTTTAATCAAAATCATCGTGTATGTTTAAATCCTGACAATTTTGGTTTTTAATGAAGATAGGAGGAGCTAGACATTGTTAATTGTTTAACTCCTTTTCTGTTTAAAAGCAGGAGATTTATTCAGACTAATACCAAAGATGTATTTACAGTAGTATCTCTTTTTAGCCAACAAGTAAGATTTTATAGAGAAATTAGGAGGAGTTTAGATGGAATTGAGTTTAAAAGGAAAAACAGCTCTAGTAACAGGATCGACAGCTGGTATAGGCAAGGCTATTGCGCTTTCGTTAGTAGCTGAGGGAGCAACAGTTCTTATTAATGGGCGACGGGAAGAGAAAGTAAAACAAACCATTAGAGAAATTCAAACTCAATACCCTCAAGCCATTCTTCAGCCTGCTATTCATGATTTAGGAACAGAACAAGGATGTCAACAGATGATTGAACAATATCCAGAAGTAGAGATTCTTATTAATAATCTTGGCATTTTTGAACCTGCTGAATACTTTGATATTCCAGACAAAGATTGGTTCCGATTATTTGAAGTAAATATTATGAGTGGAGTTCGATTAACACGCTCTTATCTCAAGAAAATGATTCAAAGAAAAGAGGGAAGAGTAATCTTTATTGCCAGTGAAGCAGCTATTATGCCTTCTCAGGAAATGGCTCATTACAGTGCAACTAAAACCATGCAATTGTCTCTTTCTCGTAGTTTAGCTGAGTTATGTAAAGGTACAAATGTAACGGTTAATACAGTTATGCCTGGGTCTACTCTAACAGAAGGTGTAGAGACAATGTTAAATAGTCTGTATCCAAATGAACAATTAACCATAGAAGAAGCTGAGAGCCGATTTATGAAAGAAAATCGCCCTACCTCTATTATCGAGAGATTTATTCGCCCTGAAGAAATGGCCCATTTTGTTACTTTCTTAAGTAGCCCACTTTCTTCAGCTATTAATGGAGCCGCATTGCGAGCAGATGGTGGACTAGTACGTAGTGTATTTTAGCTAATAAGCCTAGGGAACTCTATAGGAGCTATCTAGGCTTATATCGCTATAAAAAATTTCTGAATTATCCCTGTTTTATATGTTGTACGAGGAAAACTCCCGTTTAGGTATTAGGAAATTGTCTGTTTTTTTAGCGGTATATCATATACAAAGCTAGTTTACATAAAACGTGTTATAGATAAGGTAATCATTTGCCAAGAAAACAATATAGTTGACTACGACAATCATTATCATTTAAACTTTAAATATAATTGCTAAAATCAACTATATTTAAAGGGGCAGTTCTAACATGATAGAGTCGAATAATGAAAGTGTATCTGGATTTAGACAATTTAATCGTTTTTATACCAAAATTCTTGGTTTACTTAATCAAGAAATATATGATAGTCCTTTTTCATTAACAGAAACACGCGTTTTATTTGAGATTAACAGTAAAAACAAGTGTACAGCTAAATTGCTGCAAGAGGAATTAGCTTTAGATCGTGGTTATGTGAGTAGGATCTTAAAACGCTTTGACGAACAGGATATGATTTATAAAGAAAAATCAGAAGAAGATGGTCGTACTTATTTTATTCATCTAACGGAAAAGGCAAAAAACATTTACTATGATCTAGAAGATAAAGCTAATGAACAGGTTAGATTTTTCCTAAGAAATTTAGATAGAGATAAACAGCAAACTCTGATTAAATCAATGAATACCATTGAAGAAATATTGTCACAACAAATGAATCCAAAAGAATCCGAAATTTACATAAATGAACATTATAAACCTGAAGATAAAAAAGAGCTTATTATTGAAAAACAAAGAGCTTTTTATACAGATAAATATAGATTTGATAAGGCATTTCTAGACTATCTCTATAAAACTTTTGATGCAGAAGTAGAAAAAGTCTGGATTGCAGAAAATGGCGGAGAATTTGCGGGTTCCATAGGACTAGTAAAAGAAAATGAGAAAACGGCTATGTTAAGATGGTTTATCGTTGAAGACTCTACACGTGGAAAAGGGGTAGGTACACGATTAATTCAAGCTCTACTTGATTACTGTAACGAGCAACAATATGAACGTGTCATTTTATGGACGGTAAGTAGCTTACCTGCAGCAAGACGATTATATAAAAAATTCGGGTTCGAAATTACTGAAACAAAAGAAGAACAAGTATTGTGGGGACAAAAACTTATCGAAGAACGATGGGATTTAGAATTAGGATAACTAAAATCCCTTTAAAAAGCATTATAAAGTGAATAACAAATAATTCCCTGAGTAAACTACTCAAGCTGTATGAGCCAGCTTCTTTTAAAAATTTATATATCTGAAAAAAACTCCTTCCCAAGCAGCAGGAGTTTTTTTGTTTTTAATCTGTATACGATATACAAAATTAGCTTATATAAAACATGTTAGAAGTAGTAAAAAAGCACAAACCTATTGATTTTCAACGAAGTTGTGCTTTTTCTTTTCCGCTTAGGTATGCTTTTACAGCCTTAAAATCATATAGATTTTAAGGCTAAATCTATATGATAAATATTTATTACAAGAAAACACTCATTTGTAACCATCTGGAAAGTGTTTTATGTTATCCTGTTATTGTTTCTTCCTATTGATTTAAAAGTATAGAAGAGTGAAAAATAAATTGATATAAAGGTGTGTTTTTGATTGAGTAGAGGAGCAACATTAAAGAAAGAGAAACTAAAGAAAGAAAAGCAAAATAAAAACAAAGGAACCTGGGGAGTGATAGGAGGAATTGTTCTCTTAGGCTTAGGGAAAATGAAGTGGCTTTTAGCCATTTTAAAATTTGCTAAGTTGTCCACTCTTATTTCTATGATACTTTCACTAGGTGCCTACGGACTTGTTTATGGATGGAAGTTTGGTTTTGCTCTAATTTATTTACTGTTAGTTCATGAACTTGGACATTATGTTGCTTGTAAAATGAGAAGACTCCCTGTAAAACCGACCTTATTTATTCCCTTTATAGGAGCAGCTGTACGTATGGAGAAGATGCCAAAAAGCGCAGCAGAAATGGCGTTTATTGCATATATGGGGCCCGTATTTGGGGTTCTTTCACTTGTTCCACCTATCCTGTTATATCTAACTACAGCATCTTCTTTGTGGTTGGTTGTCCTATCATTTGGTGCACTGATTAACCTGTTTAACTTAATTCCATTTGGAGGGTTAGATGGAGGGAAGATAGTAGGGGGAATTAACACAAAATTATGGTTTTTGGGACTTATCCTTATTATTGTCTTTGTTATCTATACACACTCCGTTTTAGCTACAATTATTGCAATCTTAGGAGTTATTCACCTATGGTATTTCCATAAAAAGAGTAAGACATTGGATAAAGATAAACAAGAAGTAACGGCAGCTCGCACACTTTATCATCGCCTTCAAGAAGTTAAAGAAGAACCTTATTTATTTAGAGAGGCTATTCGTGATTTTAATCTTGAAAAAGATAGCTTAGTGCAATTAGAAGTGGAACAGCTCTATGAGGAGTTTAGGGGAACTGCTCCAAATGTAAATCTAAGAAAACCGGTTGTAATAGAAGGGGAGCAATTAGATGAATTCGCTCAAGCTCGCTTACAAGAAGAGTTAGAGGATTACGCCCTTTATCAAAAGGCGTCGGAAAACTTCCTACAACAACTTGAAAAGTATCTGACACAAGAAGAAATCGATTTACAGTACGCAGAGAGCTACCGTACAACAAGTACAAAGTCGAGAGTTATAACGTTTATCATCTATATAGCTCTTATTATTGTGTTATCTGTATGTCTAGACGTCAGCAAAGAATTGCTCCATATGCATCCAGAAGCGCGAGAATTTTTTAATCGTTAATAAGATAAAAAAGAAAAAGACTGTCCCATTATACATAGTAGAGGATAGTTTTTTTCTTTTTATACATGTGCGATTCAGGTGAACAGGTTGTCCTACACATTAATATGTAGGTGGTTTTTACTTTACATAATACACATTCTAGATAAGGATAAAAGAGCATCTAATTTATGATATTAGATGCTCTTTTATCCTTATCTACAACAAGTTTGAGATTTATTTTTTATCTTTAAAAAATGCTCCCCAACTAATGACACTAAGGAAAGTTAAAACCAAGATAATAAGAGATTTTATGAATACCTCCATTCGTTGTTCCTCCCTGTGTATTTTAAATAAATCTACTTC from Priestia filamentosa encodes the following:
- a CDS encoding site-2 protease family protein, with product MSRGATLKKEKLKKEKQNKNKGTWGVIGGIVLLGLGKMKWLLAILKFAKLSTLISMILSLGAYGLVYGWKFGFALIYLLLVHELGHYVACKMRRLPVKPTLFIPFIGAAVRMEKMPKSAAEMAFIAYMGPVFGVLSLVPPILLYLTTASSLWLVVLSFGALINLFNLIPFGGLDGGKIVGGINTKLWFLGLILIIVFVIYTHSVLATIIAILGVIHLWYFHKKSKTLDKDKQEVTAARTLYHRLQEVKEEPYLFREAIRDFNLEKDSLVQLEVEQLYEEFRGTAPNVNLRKPVVIEGEQLDEFAQARLQEELEDYALYQKASENFLQQLEKYLTQEEIDLQYAESYRTTSTKSRVITFIIYIALIIVLSVCLDVSKELLHMHPEAREFFNR
- a CDS encoding SDR family NAD(P)-dependent oxidoreductase; translated protein: MELSLKGKTALVTGSTAGIGKAIALSLVAEGATVLINGRREEKVKQTIREIQTQYPQAILQPAIHDLGTEQGCQQMIEQYPEVEILINNLGIFEPAEYFDIPDKDWFRLFEVNIMSGVRLTRSYLKKMIQRKEGRVIFIASEAAIMPSQEMAHYSATKTMQLSLSRSLAELCKGTNVTVNTVMPGSTLTEGVETMLNSLYPNEQLTIEEAESRFMKENRPTSIIERFIRPEEMAHFVTFLSSPLSSAINGAALRADGGLVRSVF
- a CDS encoding bifunctional helix-turn-helix transcriptional regulator/GNAT family N-acetyltransferase, producing MIESNNESVSGFRQFNRFYTKILGLLNQEIYDSPFSLTETRVLFEINSKNKCTAKLLQEELALDRGYVSRILKRFDEQDMIYKEKSEEDGRTYFIHLTEKAKNIYYDLEDKANEQVRFFLRNLDRDKQQTLIKSMNTIEEILSQQMNPKESEIYINEHYKPEDKKELIIEKQRAFYTDKYRFDKAFLDYLYKTFDAEVEKVWIAENGGEFAGSIGLVKENEKTAMLRWFIVEDSTRGKGVGTRLIQALLDYCNEQQYERVILWTVSSLPAARRLYKKFGFEITETKEEQVLWGQKLIEERWDLELG
- a CDS encoding VOC family protein, which codes for MINKVGQIMVYVENQDEIVKFWTEKVGFSVISEQDNGQGMRWIEIAPTKESETSIILQNKKFVAKMEPELNLGTPSLLFFTENLDKLYNNLSNKNVTVGEIVNMPSGRVFNFADSEENYFAVMEKSE